The genomic window CGTCGCATTAGTCGCGGCGTCGATGCACGTCGTAATGCTCGTTGCGGTGATAGTGACGGGCAAGGTGGTGTTCGGGTTGAGCGGAACCCTCCCTGGGCCGTTGTGGACGGCGAGTGCTCTGATCGTCACGTCGTCGATTCCGCTCGCTGCACTGCAGTCCGGATTGTCGATGGTGATCCGGTCGTTCGCGGTACCGATCGCCGTCGCACTCGTGGGAGCTGGGCTATCGGTCTTCTTGCTCACTGCCGAAATGGGCGGAGCGATCTTCGTCCTCCCCTACGCGTTGGCCTCGCGCGCAACACAACTCGCGACGGGTACCTTCGGTGACAGCGGCGCGTTCACCACTGGATCAGCAGTATCAGTCTTGGCCTCGTCCGCAATCCTCACGGTCGCTGCAGTTCTCGTGTCGAGCAGAGTTCTGGATAGCCGAGACGTGCACGCCTGATCGCTTGAATGGTCCATTCATACGGACAGATGGCGTGTAGGTGACATTCAGGCGGTCGGCGGTCGGTTCGGTGATCGCTTGAATGGTCCATCCATACGGACAGATGGCGTGTAGGTGACATTCAAGCGGTCGGTTCGGTGATCGCTTGAATGGTCCATCCATACGGACAGATGGCGTGTAGGTGACATTCAAGCGGTCGGCGGTCGGCGGTCGGCGGTCGGCGGTCGGATCGTCGGGCGTACCCAGTCACCCAGTCACCGAGTTGCGCAGTCACCCAGTGGGCGACTCAGCCGATAGCATTCGGCACCGACACGTCTCGACGCGAGGCGCCACCATTTCGGGACTTGTCCACATCGCACGCGTTCATCCACAGGCATGAGGTTGTCGCTGGTCGGACGGATCTCCGTGTGTCCTGAGCATGGCACTGTGCCCTCATGAAACGTGGTGCATGGGCAACCGAGCGAGAGATACTGGATGGTGCCTCGGTGAACGGAGTGATCACTCGTCAGGCATTGCGCCAGTGCGGCGTTTCGGACGGATCCATCACGGCCCGGACCGCCGACGACGGCAAGTGGCGTCGAATACTTCCGGGAATCGTATTACTCCAGAACGGCAGTCCGTCCGCGTTGCAGCAACAGACGGCGGCTCTTCTGTACGGAGGCGAGCAGAGTGTTCTGACGGGTGGCGCCGCAGTCCATCGACACGGCTTCGACCGGGTCGGGAGTGACGTGCACATCCTTGTTCCGTCGACCTTGCGTCGAACATCTACCTCATTCGTTCGCGTCGAGCGGACTACGCGTATGCCGGAAGCTCAAACGAGGGGGCAGTTGCGGGTGGCACCTTTGCCCCGCGCACTCGCAGACGCCGCGCGGTCGATGCACACGACCAGCAAGTGCATCCACCTCTTCGCCCAGGCGATTCAGCGCGGATCCGTCGATCTCGACGAACTCGTACGCGAATTCGCAGAAGGTCCGAGGCAGTACGGGGCCGTCGCACGCTTGGCTCTGCGCGATCTCGCCGACGACGCCCACTCCGTCGCAGAAGCTCAGGCCCAGAAGCTTTATGCAACAACGGATCTGCCGAAGATGGTCCACAACGTACCCGTATACGACCCTGACGGGGAGCTTATCTGCATTCCCGACGGGTGGATCGACGTCGTCGGGCTTGGATGGCAGATCGATTCGTTGGCGCACCACCTGAGCCCCGCCGATCACGCCGCGACCATGGCAAAGAGAGCGGCCATGGAAAAGGCCGGAGCAATAATGATCTCGCACCTACCGTCGCAGATCCGTGACGATCCGACGGGCGTGATAGCGGACTTGACGGCCGGATACGAACGTGCGCTCGCTCGCCCGCGGCCGAACTTGCATCTCGGGTCCGCTTGAATGTCACCCACAAGCCATCTGACCGTATGAAAGGACCATTCAAGCGATCGCCGAACCAACCGCCCACCGCTTGAATGTCACCCACACACCATCTGACCGTATGAATGGACCATTCAAGCGATTAAGGGCCTGCTAAATCGGAAACAGGTGATGCTTCCGAGGGTTCTTGAAGACCTCTTTGTCCTTCAGCAACTTCAGCGCCTTGCGGAGTTCGAGGCGAGTGCTCGACGGCTCGATGACCGCGTCGATGTATCCGCGCTCGGCGGCGACCCAGGGGGTTGCGACGTGCTCGTTGTAGAAGTTGATGAGTTGCTGACGAACCGCGGGGGCGTTGTCGCCCGCCGCTGCCATTTGCTTGCGGCCGATGATGTTGACGGCACCTTCGGCGCCCATGACGGCGATACGTGCTGTGGGCCAGGCGAAGTTGATGTCTGCACCGAGCTGCTTGCAACCCATGACCGCGTAGCCGCCACCGTAAGCCTTGCGGACGACGACGGTGACCTTGGGCACCGAAGCCTCGATGTACGAGAACAGGAATCGGCCACCGCGCTTGATCACGCCGACCTTCTCCTGATCGACGCCGGGGAGGAAGCCTGGAGTGTCGACGAGGAACACCAACGGAATGTTGAACGCGTCGCAGATGCGGATGAAGCGAGCAGCCTTATCGGCGCTGTCGGCGTCGAGTGCGCCCGACAGGAACATCGGCTGATTCGCGACGACCCCGACGGACTTGCCGTCGACACGGGTCAGCCCGGTGATGACGTTGGGGGCAATGCCGGTGGACAGTTCGAGGAATTCACCGTCGTCGAACAGTCGCAGAATGATCTCGTGCATGTCGTAACCGGCGTTGTCGGCGTCGGGCATGACCTTGTCCAGCAACAGATCCGACTCGGTTATCTCGGGCTCAAGGCCCGGGTTGACTACCGGAGGATCCTCCTGGCAGCTCGACGGCATGTAGCTCAAGTAGTTTCGAACCCAGTCGAACGCTGCCTTCTCGTCGACTGCGACGTGGTGCACGTTGCCGTACTCGGCCTGCTTGCGTGCGCTGCCGAGTTCGTCGAGGCTGACGTCCTCTCCGGTGACGGACTTGATGATGTCCGGCCCGGTGACGAACATGTACGCCTCTTCGGTGGCGACCACGATGTCGGTGTTGATCGGTGCGTAGACAGCACCGCCGGCGCACTTACCCAGAATCACCGAAATCTGCGGACAGAACCCCGACAGCGGCTCATGCCGGCGTCCGAGCTCGGCGTACCAGGCGAGCGACGTCACCGCGTCCTGGACACGCGCACCACCGGAATCGTTGATGCCGATGACCGGGCAGCCGACCTTGATCGCGAAATCCATCAGGCCTGCGACCTTGCGACCGAACATCTCACCGACGGTTCCGCCGAAGACAGTCTGATCATGCGAGAACACCGCGACCGGACGCCCGTCCACAGTGCCGTGGCCGGTCACCACGCCGTCCGAGTACAGCGCAGTCGGATCGTTGGGAGCTTTCACCAACGCACCGATCTCGATGAAGCTACCCGGATCGAGCAGCATGTCGATGCGTTGGCGTGCGCTCGGAATGCCCTTCTTGGCGCGCTTGGCGACGCCGATCTCACCTGCCGGTTCCCTGGCAAGTTCGAGGTTGGCCCGCAGGTCGGCCAACTTTTCGGCGGTAGTACCAGTCAAAATTTACGCTCCGGTTCTCAGCGACTCGATCTCGTCGAGCTTTTTCGTCATATGTGCCGCAACACGTCCAATGTACGGCTCGTCGA from Rhodococcus sp. P1Y includes these protein-coding regions:
- a CDS encoding acyl-CoA carboxylase subunit beta, with the protein product MTGTTAEKLADLRANLELAREPAGEIGVAKRAKKGIPSARQRIDMLLDPGSFIEIGALVKAPNDPTALYSDGVVTGHGTVDGRPVAVFSHDQTVFGGTVGEMFGRKVAGLMDFAIKVGCPVIGINDSGGARVQDAVTSLAWYAELGRRHEPLSGFCPQISVILGKCAGGAVYAPINTDIVVATEEAYMFVTGPDIIKSVTGEDVSLDELGSARKQAEYGNVHHVAVDEKAAFDWVRNYLSYMPSSCQEDPPVVNPGLEPEITESDLLLDKVMPDADNAGYDMHEIILRLFDDGEFLELSTGIAPNVITGLTRVDGKSVGVVANQPMFLSGALDADSADKAARFIRICDAFNIPLVFLVDTPGFLPGVDQEKVGVIKRGGRFLFSYIEASVPKVTVVVRKAYGGGYAVMGCKQLGADINFAWPTARIAVMGAEGAVNIIGRKQMAAAGDNAPAVRQQLINFYNEHVATPWVAAERGYIDAVIEPSSTRLELRKALKLLKDKEVFKNPRKHHLFPI
- a CDS encoding ABC transporter permease is translated as MNSIAAEMIKLRRSQSLLVVFLLPISIVGVGTFNTVLSGEELQNGWYTLWLRTVVFYGLFPLALGVAILASLAWKAEHRSGNWNALMGGPVPSARIVVAKTSVVALVAASMHVVMLVAVIVTGKVVFGLSGTLPGPLWTASALIVTSSIPLAALQSGLSMVIRSFAVPIAVALVGAGLSVFLLTAEMGGAIFVLPYALASRATQLATGTFGDSGAFTTGSAVSVLASSAILTVAAVLVSSRVLDSRDVHA